A genomic segment from Anaerolineae bacterium encodes:
- a CDS encoding sugar ABC transporter permease, with product MAQAVARRLVRSFSSQRVQEEIHSYLFIAPWLVGLVLFTLGPILAAFGLSFTRYDMARAPVFLGAANYARAFDDRAFQAALSNTAAYVLMYVPLELSLSLTIALAMNRPLRGITVFRTSFFIPVVTSGVATALLWGYILNQYGVLNYLLGLVGLGPVRWLGLDWALRSIVIMSLWGAVGYTMMYWLAGLQGVPQELYEAAEIDGGGRWARFRHVTLPMLTPMIFFLVIVSVIGSFQVFTPTYVLTQGGPANATLTIALAIYQKAFMEYAMGYACALAWLLFVVVFALTMVQWRVRRLWVFGED from the coding sequence ATGGCACAGGCCGTTGCGCGGCGCCTCGTTAGGTCGTTCTCAAGTCAGCGCGTTCAAGAGGAGATACACAGCTACCTGTTCATCGCGCCCTGGCTCGTTGGGCTGGTGCTCTTCACCCTCGGACCTATTCTGGCTGCATTCGGTCTTAGCTTCACCCGGTATGACATGGCAAGGGCGCCCGTATTCCTGGGTGCCGCCAACTATGCACGGGCTTTCGATGACCGCGCATTCCAGGCCGCTCTATCCAACACGGCAGCATACGTGCTGATGTATGTTCCGCTCGAGCTGAGCCTCTCCCTCACGATAGCTCTCGCGATGAACCGGCCTCTGCGAGGTATCACCGTTTTCCGCACCAGCTTCTTCATCCCCGTAGTGACCTCGGGGGTTGCTACCGCATTGTTGTGGGGCTACATCCTGAACCAGTACGGAGTTCTGAACTACCTCCTTGGGCTTGTCGGGCTGGGCCCGGTGCGCTGGCTTGGCCTGGACTGGGCCCTACGCTCCATCGTCATCATGAGCCTCTGGGGTGCAGTCGGATACACCATGATGTACTGGCTCGCAGGACTTCAGGGGGTGCCCCAGGAGCTGTACGAGGCTGCCGAGATTGACGGCGGAGGCCGCTGGGCCCGCTTCAGGCACGTCACTCTGCCGATGCTTACCCCTATGATCTTCTTCCTCGTGATTGTGAGCGTCATCGGGTCCTTTCAGGTCTTCACGCCCACCTACGTCCTTACCCAGGGGGGGCCAGCCAACGCCACACTTACCATCGCCCTCGCTATCTACCAGAAGGCGTTCATGGAGTACGCGATGGGCTACGCCTGTGCCCTGGCCTGGCTGCTGTTCGTGGTTGTGTTTGCTCTGACCATGGTGCAGTGGCGCGTGCGACGGCTCTGGGTCTTCGGAGAGGACTGA